In the genome of Primulina eburnea isolate SZY01 unplaced genomic scaffold, ASM2296580v1 ctg652, whole genome shotgun sequence, one region contains:
- the LOC140821633 gene encoding NAC domain-containing protein 2-like, whose protein sequence is MGNWYRLRRKLMLPVWCLLRVTFILTDQKLSTMIQPVTVGLRFTPTDSELMLHLNKMINKQPLSCDYIRSVDVYKYNPWELVDTNTSCGNDGLYFFTPRERKYLNGSRPNRAAGDGFWKATAAGKKICENNICIGLKNTLVFYQGKASEGKKTNWIMHEYTVIQPPRLPTGSMRLDDCVLCRIRERKPAAAASDSG, encoded by the exons ATGGGAAATTGGTATCGGTTGCGTCGAAAGTTGATGCTTCCAGTGTGGTGCCTGTTAAGGGTAACATTTATCCTGACGG atcaAAAACTCAGTACGATGATTCAGCCGGTCACGGTGGGGCTTCGTTTCACGCCCACAGACAGTGAACTCATGCTCCATCTAAACAAGATGATCAATAAACAGCCACTTTCATGCGACTATATCCGCAGCGTAGATGTTTACAAGTATAATCCGTGGGAGTTGGTCG ATACTAATACAAGTTGTGGGAATGATGGATTGTACTTTTTTACCCCGAGAGAGCGGAAGTATTTGAATGGCAGTAGACCGAACCGAGCCGCCGGTGACGGATTTTGGAAGGCGACGGCGGCTGGTAAAAAAATATGTgaaaataatatatgtattggATTGAAGAATACCTTGGTTTTTTACCAAGGGAAGGCCTCGGAGGGGAAGAAAACAAACTGGATAATGCACGAGTATACTGTTATCCAGCCTCCGAGACTTCCGACAGGATCTATGCGG CTAGATGATTGCGTTCTGTGCCGGATTCGTGAGAGAAAACCGGCCGCCGCCGCTTCTGATTCTGGTTAA
- the LOC140821634 gene encoding protein PLANT CADMIUM RESISTANCE 7-like, whose product MGRVGNNEPQVQETIGDSFPESEQPVTKPRSQAPSNNKPQKNSPHTGGGEEDDDLIVLNNKAWNSNLFDCMNDPQNALITACFPCITFGQIAEILDSGNTTCATSGVLYGCIAFCIAIPCIMSCTYRTKLRAKFGLMESPAQDWLVHYFCEWCALCQEYRELQHMGYDPAIGWPGNQAKMRQHQNQQFGIVTYRTFHTQNLRKN is encoded by the exons ATGGGCCGCGTCGGAAACAACGAACCGCAAGTTCAAGAAACGATCGGCGATTCATTCCCCGAAAGCGAGCAGCCGGTGACTAAGCCGAGATCCCAAGCGCCAAGTAACAATAAACCCCAAAAGAACAGCCCGCACACAGGAGGAGGAGAAGAAGACGACGACTT AATAGTACTGAATAATAAGGCTTGGAACAGTAATCTCTTTGATTGCATGAATGATCCTCAAAATG CTCTCATCACTGCGTGCTTTCCCTGCATAACGTTTGGGCAGATTGCGGAGATATTGGACTCTGGCAACACCA CATGCGCAACGAGTGGGGTGTTGTATGGTTGCATCGCGTTTTGTATCGCAATACCGTGCATAATGTCATGCACATATAGAACCAAGTTGAGGGCTAAATTCGGGCTGATGGAGTCACCAGCACAGGACTGGTTGGTTCACTATTTTTGTGAATGGTGTGCTCTGTGTCAAGAGTATAGAGAGCTTCAGCATATGGGATATGACCCTGCTATTG GTTGGCCGGGGAATCAGGCGAAGATGAGGCAACATCAAAACCAGCAGTTCGGAATTGTAacataccgtacttttcatactcaaaatttgcggaaaaattaa